One Paraburkholderia agricolaris DNA segment encodes these proteins:
- the hpnH gene encoding adenosyl-hopene transferase HpnH: MSIPLLQKVRVGAYIMRQHMSGNKRYPLALMLEPLFRCNLACNGCGKIDYPDPILNQRLSLEECLGAVDECGAPVVSIAGGEPLLHKEMPQIVKGIIARKKFVYLCTNALLMEKKMDDYEPNPYFVWSVHLDGDQQAHDHSVSQEGVYDKAVAAIKEAKRRGFRVNINCTLFNDAVPERVAAFFDTLGPMGVDGITVSPGYAYERAPDQQHFLNRDKTKHLFREIFKRGNNGKNWSFSQSGMFLDFLAGNQTYECTPWGNPARTVFGWQKPCYLVGEGYVKTFKELMETTEWEKYGTGNYEKCADCMVHCGFEATAVMDTVAHPLKALKVSLRGPKTSGAFVKDIALDKQRPAEYVFSRHVEIKLEEIGRAGKGKKVQTAASASAH; the protein is encoded by the coding sequence TTGTCTATTCCGCTGCTACAGAAAGTCCGGGTCGGCGCCTACATCATGCGCCAGCATATGTCTGGCAACAAACGCTACCCGCTCGCATTGATGCTGGAACCGCTGTTCCGCTGCAATCTTGCCTGCAATGGCTGCGGCAAGATCGATTATCCGGATCCCATCCTGAATCAGCGTCTGTCGCTCGAAGAATGCCTTGGCGCAGTCGACGAATGCGGCGCACCGGTTGTGTCGATCGCGGGCGGCGAGCCGCTCCTGCACAAGGAAATGCCGCAGATCGTGAAGGGCATCATCGCGCGCAAGAAGTTCGTGTACCTGTGCACGAATGCGTTGCTGATGGAAAAGAAGATGGACGACTACGAGCCGAATCCGTACTTCGTCTGGTCGGTTCACCTCGACGGCGACCAGCAGGCGCACGATCACTCGGTGTCGCAGGAAGGCGTGTACGACAAAGCTGTCGCCGCTATCAAGGAAGCGAAGCGCCGTGGTTTCCGCGTGAACATCAACTGCACGCTGTTCAACGACGCCGTGCCGGAACGCGTTGCCGCCTTCTTCGATACGCTCGGCCCGATGGGCGTGGACGGCATCACCGTCTCGCCGGGTTATGCCTATGAGCGCGCACCGGATCAGCAGCACTTCCTGAATCGCGACAAGACCAAGCACCTGTTCCGCGAGATTTTCAAGCGCGGCAACAACGGCAAGAACTGGTCGTTCAGCCAGTCGGGCATGTTCCTCGACTTCCTGGCCGGCAATCAGACCTACGAGTGCACACCTTGGGGCAACCCGGCGCGCACCGTGTTCGGCTGGCAGAAGCCGTGCTATCTGGTCGGCGAAGGTTACGTGAAGACCTTCAAGGAACTGATGGAAACCACGGAGTGGGAAAAGTACGGTACGGGCAACTACGAAAAGTGCGCGGACTGCATGGTGCACTGCGGCTTCGAGGCGACTGCCGTGATGGATACGGTGGCACACCCGTTGAAGGCATTGAAGGTCAGCCTGCGCGGTCCGAAGACTTCGGGCGCTTTCGTGAAAGACATTGCTCTGGATAAGCAACGTCCGGCCGAGTACGTGTTCTCGCGCCACGTCGAGATCAAGCTGGAAGAGATTGGGCGTGCGGGTAAGGGCAAGAAGGTGCAGACGGCGGCTTCCGCTTCCGCGCACTAA
- the ispH gene encoding 4-hydroxy-3-methylbut-2-enyl diphosphate reductase has translation MRVILAQPRGFCAGVVRAIEIVDRALQQHGAPVYVRHEIVHNRHVVDNLRQKGARFVEELDEVPHGAVAIFSAHGVAQTVERDAEQRGLDVLDATCPLVTKVHVQGRQYVAAGRTLILIGHAGHPEVEGTIGQIPGKVLLVQSEAEVAHLDLPLDTPLAYVTQTTLSVDDTRGIIDALLRRFTDIVGPDTRDICYATQNRQAAVRELSKEVDVLLVVGATNSSNSNRLREIGSESGVASYLVADGSEVKPEWFANVQTVGITAGASAPEEMVKNVIDALRALGPVDVTTMAGREEKVEFKLPSKLMQPLAAREV, from the coding sequence ATGCGAGTCATCCTTGCTCAACCCCGCGGCTTTTGTGCGGGTGTTGTTCGTGCAATCGAAATCGTCGATCGCGCATTACAGCAACACGGCGCGCCCGTGTATGTTCGCCATGAGATTGTTCACAATCGCCACGTGGTGGACAACCTGCGCCAGAAAGGCGCGCGCTTTGTCGAAGAACTCGATGAAGTGCCGCATGGCGCCGTGGCGATTTTCAGCGCGCACGGTGTCGCGCAGACCGTCGAGCGCGACGCGGAACAGCGCGGCCTCGACGTGCTCGACGCAACCTGCCCGCTCGTAACCAAGGTTCACGTGCAAGGACGCCAATATGTGGCGGCGGGTCGTACCCTGATTCTGATTGGCCACGCCGGCCATCCGGAAGTGGAAGGCACGATCGGCCAGATCCCCGGCAAGGTGCTGCTGGTGCAGAGCGAGGCCGAGGTCGCGCATCTGGACCTGCCGCTCGATACGCCGCTTGCGTACGTCACGCAGACTACGCTGTCGGTCGACGACACACGTGGCATCATCGACGCCCTGCTGCGCCGTTTCACCGACATCGTCGGTCCCGACACGCGCGACATCTGCTACGCCACGCAAAATCGCCAGGCGGCGGTGCGCGAGTTGAGCAAAGAGGTCGATGTACTGCTGGTGGTGGGCGCAACCAATAGCTCGAACTCGAACCGGCTGCGCGAGATTGGCAGCGAAAGCGGCGTGGCAAGTTACCTCGTCGCCGACGGTTCGGAAGTAAAGCCGGAGTGGTTTGCCAACGTGCAAACTGTCGGCATTACGGCCGGTGCTTCGGCACCGGAAGAAATGGTGAAGAACGTAATCGATGCGCTGCGCGCATTGGGGCCCGTCGATGTCACGACGATGGCGGGCCGTGAAGAAAAAGTCGAATTCAAGTTGCCATCGAAACTGATGCAACCACTCGCTGCACGCGAAGTTTAA
- the hpnC gene encoding squalene synthase HpnC: protein MDVDQYENFPVASVLLPKALRAPIGIIYQVVRTAADIADEGDWSPAERHARLADFRAGLDAVAQRRAAPVHPLLFGKLAGVIAQYKLPLAPFYDLLHACGQDIDNNRYADRAALLDYCRHSASPIGHLMLHLVGAATPENLADADAICTAAQLISFWQEVAADWKKDRLYLPLADLRHFNVTEAQIARGVVDDAWVKLMAYEISFVRATLVRGAPLALRIPGRLGIELCGAIHGGLRILERIEKAGYDVFRERPVLNTFDWCVVAIRTVVMRLSRRVGVEAGSLEGNA from the coding sequence ATGGACGTCGATCAATACGAAAATTTTCCGGTCGCGAGCGTGTTGCTGCCAAAGGCGCTGCGCGCGCCTATCGGCATTATCTATCAGGTTGTCCGCACCGCCGCCGACATCGCCGATGAAGGCGACTGGAGCCCGGCCGAGCGGCATGCCCGCCTCGCCGACTTTCGCGCCGGCCTCGACGCGGTAGCGCAGCGGCGCGCGGCACCGGTGCACCCGCTGCTGTTCGGCAAGCTCGCCGGCGTGATCGCGCAGTATAAACTGCCGCTCGCGCCGTTTTACGATCTGCTCCACGCCTGCGGTCAGGACATCGACAACAACCGTTACGCGGACCGGGCCGCCTTGCTCGACTATTGCCGCCACTCGGCCAGCCCGATCGGGCACCTGATGCTGCATCTGGTGGGCGCCGCCACGCCGGAGAATCTCGCCGACGCCGATGCGATCTGCACGGCGGCGCAACTGATCAGCTTCTGGCAGGAAGTCGCCGCCGACTGGAAAAAGGACCGCCTGTATTTACCCCTCGCCGATTTGCGGCACTTTAACGTGACTGAGGCGCAGATCGCGAGAGGCGTCGTCGACGATGCGTGGGTAAAACTGATGGCCTACGAGATTTCGTTTGTCCGGGCCACGCTGGTACGTGGCGCGCCGCTCGCATTACGGATTCCTGGGCGGCTCGGCATCGAGTTGTGCGGCGCAATTCACGGCGGTTTGCGCATTCTCGAGCGGATCGAAAAAGCCGGCTATGACGTGTTTCGCGAGCGGCCGGTGCTCAACACTTTTGACTGGTGCGTCGTCGCGATACGCACTGTGGTGATGCGCCTGTCGCGGCGCGTCGGCGTAGAAGCGGGTTCACTCGAGGGTAATGCTTAA
- a CDS encoding glycosyltransferase encodes MVVVLFLLSCLSLLIWCVLLFARGGFWRARPAAPLKLDPRETWPAVAAVVPARNEVDVIAQAVTSLLEQDYPGEFHVIVVDDHSTDGTADAARAAALQLQCPDRLTVLSAKPLPPGWSGKVWAQSQGIEAVRTLGLPADFLLLTDADIGHPADAVTQLVVRADAEKRDLVSLMVRLRCDSFWEKALIPAFVFFFAKLYPFSWVNNPRNRTAAAAGGCMLVRRSALEEAGGIESIRAELIDDCSLAARIKHRGTGRHPIRLDVAARSVSLRPYDSWRDIWNMIARTAFTQLHYSPLLLAGTLLGMTIIYLMPPVAALVLGPLGWPAWLAWALMCCAYAPMLSYYRRSPLWAPFLPLVALFYVGATFASAVRYWRGKGGQWKARVQAPVQER; translated from the coding sequence ATGGTGGTGGTTCTGTTTCTTCTTTCCTGTCTTTCCCTGCTGATCTGGTGCGTGTTGCTGTTCGCGCGCGGCGGTTTCTGGCGGGCGCGTCCCGCCGCGCCGCTGAAGCTCGACCCGCGTGAAACGTGGCCCGCGGTTGCCGCCGTGGTGCCGGCACGCAACGAAGTCGATGTGATCGCGCAAGCCGTCACCTCCCTGCTCGAGCAGGACTATCCCGGCGAATTCCATGTGATCGTGGTCGACGACCACAGCACCGACGGCACCGCCGACGCTGCCCGCGCGGCCGCATTGCAACTGCAATGCCCGGATCGCCTGACGGTGCTGAGCGCGAAGCCGCTGCCGCCGGGCTGGTCCGGCAAGGTGTGGGCGCAGTCGCAAGGGATCGAGGCGGTGCGCACGCTTGGCCTGCCGGCCGATTTCCTGCTGCTCACCGACGCGGACATCGGCCATCCGGCCGACGCTGTGACGCAACTCGTGGTCCGTGCGGACGCGGAAAAGCGCGACCTCGTTTCGCTGATGGTTCGTCTGCGCTGCGATTCGTTCTGGGAGAAGGCGCTGATTCCAGCCTTCGTGTTTTTCTTCGCCAAGCTATACCCGTTCTCGTGGGTCAACAATCCGCGTAACCGCACGGCCGCGGCTGCGGGCGGCTGCATGCTGGTCCGGCGCAGCGCGCTCGAAGAGGCGGGCGGCATCGAATCGATTCGTGCCGAACTGATCGACGATTGCAGCCTTGCCGCGCGAATCAAGCATCGCGGCACGGGGCGTCATCCGATCCGTCTGGATGTGGCGGCGCGCAGCGTGTCGCTGCGTCCTTACGATAGTTGGCGCGATATCTGGAACATGATCGCGCGTACGGCCTTTACGCAGTTGCATTACTCGCCGCTGCTGCTGGCGGGCACCTTGCTGGGCATGACGATCATCTACCTGATGCCGCCCGTGGCCGCGCTGGTGCTCGGGCCGCTGGGCTGGCCTGCGTGGCTCGCGTGGGCGCTGATGTGCTGCGCGTATGCGCCGATGCTCAGCTATTACCGCCGCTCGCCGCTGTGGGCGCCGTTTCTGCCGCTGGTGGCGCTGTTCTATGTCGGCGCGACGTTTGCCTCAGCGGTGCGTTACTGGCGCGGCAAGGGCGGCCAATGGAAGGCGCGCGTGCAGGCACCGGTGCAGGAGCGCTAA
- the hpnA gene encoding hopanoid-associated sugar epimerase, with protein MTEQNRDLVLVTGASGFVGSSVARIAQQKGFKVRVLVRATSPRKNVEALDAEIVVGDMRDEASMRNALRGVRYLLHVAADYRLWAPDPSEIERSNLEGTEATMRAALKEGVERIVYTSSVATLKVTSSGQSADETSPLKAGQAIGVYKRSKVLAERAVERMIAEDGLPAVIVNPSTPIGPRDVKPTPTGRIIVEAALGKIPAFVDTGLNLVHVDDVAAGHFLALERGKIGERYILGGENLPLQQMLADIAALTGRKAPTLSLPRWPLYPLAAGAEAVAKITKREPFLTVDGLKMSKNKMYFTSAKAERELGYRARPYREGLSDALEWFRQAGYLNKA; from the coding sequence ATGACCGAACAGAATCGCGATCTCGTGCTCGTAACCGGCGCATCCGGCTTCGTCGGCTCGTCGGTGGCGCGCATCGCGCAGCAGAAGGGTTTCAAGGTGCGCGTGCTGGTGCGCGCCACCAGTCCGCGCAAGAACGTCGAGGCGCTCGACGCGGAAATCGTGGTCGGCGACATGCGCGACGAAGCGTCGATGCGCAACGCGCTGCGCGGCGTGCGCTATCTGCTGCACGTGGCGGCCGACTATCGCCTGTGGGCGCCGGACCCGAGCGAAATCGAGCGCTCGAATCTCGAAGGCACCGAGGCGACCATGCGCGCGGCGCTGAAGGAAGGGGTCGAACGTATCGTCTACACGAGCAGCGTGGCCACGCTGAAAGTTACCAGCTCCGGCCAATCCGCCGACGAAACCTCGCCGCTCAAAGCCGGCCAGGCGATCGGCGTGTACAAGCGCAGCAAGGTGCTGGCCGAACGCGCGGTGGAGCGCATGATCGCCGAGGACGGCCTGCCGGCCGTGATCGTCAATCCATCCACGCCGATCGGTCCGCGCGACGTCAAGCCGACGCCGACCGGGCGCATCATCGTCGAAGCAGCGCTCGGCAAGATTCCCGCGTTCGTCGATACGGGGCTGAACCTCGTGCATGTGGATGACGTGGCGGCCGGCCATTTCCTCGCGCTTGAGCGCGGCAAGATCGGCGAACGCTACATTCTCGGCGGTGAAAATCTGCCGCTGCAACAAATGCTCGCGGATATCGCGGCGCTGACCGGGCGCAAGGCGCCGACGCTGAGTTTGCCGCGCTGGCCGCTTTATCCGCTCGCCGCGGGCGCCGAAGCCGTCGCCAAAATCACAAAGCGCGAACCGTTTCTCACCGTCGACGGTCTGAAGATGTCGAAGAACAAGATGTACTTCACGTCGGCGAAGGCGGAACGCGAGTTAGGCTATCGCGCACGGCCTTATCGCGAGGGCCTGAGCGATGCGCTCGAGTGGTTCAGGCAAGCTGGATACTTGAACAAGGCCTGA
- a CDS encoding acylphosphatase: protein MAPDLDQRIETYYVRVRGTVQGVGFRHATVRQAHALGIKGWVANLDDGSVEAMLQGSANQVDRMLSWLRHGPPAARVTEVTGEERATEKRYERFEQH from the coding sequence ATGGCCCCGGATCTGGATCAGCGGATCGAAACGTATTACGTGCGGGTGCGCGGCACCGTGCAGGGCGTGGGCTTTCGCCACGCCACCGTGCGGCAGGCCCACGCGCTCGGTATCAAGGGATGGGTGGCAAATCTCGACGACGGTTCCGTCGAAGCGATGTTGCAGGGCTCGGCCAACCAGGTCGACCGGATGCTGTCGTGGCTGCGTCACGGGCCGCCGGCGGCGCGCGTGACCGAAGTGACCGGCGAAGAACGCGCCACCGAAAAGCGCTACGAACGGTTCGAGCAGCACTGA
- the egtD gene encoding L-histidine N(alpha)-methyltransferase produces MTQPALSHDASPDLFRATFAAAVRAGLTHTPQKELPSKYLYDEVGSALFEVITVLPEYGVTRAEEQLLTKHAADIVAHLPHDVTVAELGSGSGRKTRRILEALCKKRPTSYCPIEISRSALQLCRRELGDIERISIVGYERDYLAGLAEVSKNRAADERLLVLFLGSTIGNFGRLAATRFLRDIRNMIAPGDALLLGTDLIKPTPVLIAAYDDAVGVTASFNLNLLARINRELDGDFPLDAFEHVARFNPDARSIEMHLRAKRDLTAHVGAAQLTVSLKAGETIWTESSHKYRADEVPTIADDAGFVCSHQWIEDGWGFAESLLVAR; encoded by the coding sequence ATGACCCAGCCAGCCCTATCGCACGACGCGTCGCCCGATCTATTCCGCGCGACCTTTGCCGCCGCCGTACGCGCCGGACTCACGCACACGCCGCAGAAAGAACTGCCGTCGAAGTATCTGTATGACGAAGTCGGCTCCGCGCTATTCGAAGTGATCACCGTTCTACCCGAATACGGCGTGACACGCGCCGAGGAACAGCTGCTGACGAAGCACGCGGCGGATATCGTCGCGCATTTGCCGCATGACGTGACCGTTGCCGAACTGGGCAGCGGCAGCGGCCGCAAAACGCGGCGCATTCTGGAGGCGCTGTGTAAAAAGCGCCCCACTTCTTACTGCCCGATTGAAATTTCGCGCAGTGCGTTGCAGTTGTGCAGGCGCGAACTCGGCGACATCGAGCGCATTTCGATCGTCGGTTATGAACGCGATTATCTGGCGGGTCTGGCCGAAGTGAGCAAGAACCGCGCGGCGGACGAGCGCTTACTCGTGCTGTTTCTTGGCAGTACGATCGGCAATTTCGGCAGACTCGCGGCAACGCGTTTTCTGCGCGATATCCGCAACATGATTGCGCCCGGCGACGCGCTGCTGCTCGGCACGGACCTGATCAAGCCGACGCCGGTGCTGATAGCCGCCTACGACGACGCGGTCGGCGTAACCGCGTCGTTCAATCTGAATCTGCTGGCGCGTATCAATCGCGAGCTCGACGGCGATTTTCCGCTCGATGCCTTCGAGCATGTCGCGCGCTTCAATCCGGACGCGCGCAGCATTGAAATGCATCTGCGTGCGAAGCGCGATCTCACCGCGCACGTGGGCGCCGCGCAATTGACGGTCTCGCTCAAGGCAGGCGAAACGATCTGGACCGAGAGCAGCCATAAATATCGCGCGGACGAGGTGCCCACGATCGCAGACGATGCGGGCTTCGTATGCAGCCATCAATGGATCGAAGACGGCTGGGGCTTTGCGGAGAGCCTGCTGGTCGCGCGTTGA